In Zingiber officinale cultivar Zhangliang chromosome 3A, Zo_v1.1, whole genome shotgun sequence, the DNA window GGCGATAAAGATAAATCCAATGAAATGAAGAGCTTTTGCGGTGTCAAGTATGGCAGCGAGAGATGAGGTTCCATTAAGAAACCCCTGTGAGAATGAACATATCACAACGCTGTTGATCACCAATTCAGGCTTCAGGGCATCTGCAAATTGACATTCTTCTGAATCCAAACTGTTCTTCACCGCAGCGTCCTTCGCCGCGATGAGCTTAAACTGGAAGAGCCCATTTCCCGGAGTTGGTGCTAATTAAAATCAATGCGTATGATCGATTGTTACATTGGAAGAAGTGATGTCGGATTCAGTTCTAAGTTACTTATTACCTGTTAAGCCAACGCCTGGTAGTCGATGAGCATCGCCGGTGAGAAGAGTAGGCACGTAAACTCTCCCGGTAGTGCTCGCTGCCACACCCATTGCCCAAGGGCTGAAAGATGAGCATGTGGCAGCGGCCGGGCCTTGGTTGCCGGCGGCCTGAGCGACGAAGATGCCTGCTCTTCTCGCGAATAACAACGCGATGTCGAGTATGCTCATGAAGCTAACGATGCCCTCCGGGGGCTCATCTGGGCCGACGGAGAGCACCAGCACATCAACTTGATCGCGTGCAGCCTACAGATTGATTAGATAATTGAGACAAAACGTCAATTATTTTTTGGAGTTATGACGCAAAATCTCTGATTCAGTTCTTACTTGATCAATGGCTGACACAATGTCAGCAACATTTCCACCTGCAGGATACAGAGCCTTGTAAACAGCAAgcctgtttttttttaaaaaaaatgaaaagtaaGTTTTCTGTGCACAAAATCAAGAAGAGCAAGCAGTCTTGCCTTGCACGAGGAGCCATTCCGCTTGCAAATCCATACATGAAACCATTGACGACGGCAGGAACTCCCCAATTCCCAGCTGCAATGGAAGCTACATGGCTGTGGCAGAACAACTCAATCCAGCATAATAAAGAACAAAAGCGACAGACTGACTTAATTATCACTCCTCTGCACGATCACCTGCCATGTCCAAGCTCGTCAAAGGGTGAGAAGTCCCTGGAAGCATTCAAGGGAAGGGTTGTCGCGGCTCCACGAGCAAAAAACCTAGCAGAAACTATCTTGCCATTGCAGGAACCTGGAGGAAACAGAGGACCTTGCTGGCAGGAAAGTGAACCGAAGAGCGATGCAGTGCAACTGTCTAACGTTGAGTTTTGAGGCAAGGGGAGTTCGGAACAAGCAAAGCTGGGATGGTTGGGGTCGATGCCTGTGTCAATGACGCCAATTAGCATGCCTTCTCCTCCATACTTGGCGCCGGCCATTGCTTGGGGCCATACTCGCTGAGGGATCCCTAAGAACTGGGGTGTGTAGGTTGTCATCAGCTTGGCTCTTCGATCCTTCTCTATTGTTAGCACACCGGGAATTGATTCGAGCCTCTTTGCCTGTACCAAATTGTCTATGAACAAGCGTCCGAGTGAATGGGCATTCAGTGATGCTTTATGAAGAAGTACCTGAGCGGGAGTGGTATGGACGGCAAAGCCATTGATTATGTGGTGGAAGCTGTACACTTTTTGGTAGCTCTGCACCTCGAGATTGCTCTCAAGAAGTTGGTCATGAGACTTCGCCAAAAGCTTTGCTTGTTCCCTGCTTGAGTTTAAAATATGACCACTGATtcctaaaaatatgaaaatatgacCACTGATTCCTAAAAATGCACTATACATTTTATATTGTAATGGTTTATGTCTCTTTGATGCCGTAGCATCTGCTTGACGAAATGCCACTGGTTCTCCTTCCATTGTCACGAGATAGATGGCTTTCTCCTCCATTTCTGACGCAGTCGCCACTAACGCAGGAATAATTAGAAAGAGAAGTAGAGAAAGAAGATTAGTTTTTGAAGGATAAATCTTTTTCATGATCTCAAACGAGAAATGCATCCAAGGAAACGAAGTGGCAGATgcattgagaagaagatggaCAATATAAGTACGGTAGCAGAATCACGTTGTTAGCTTGAAGAGATTAGTTTGTAACGTATCGTGTGTATCCTGCTGTTCTtcgtgtttttatttttttactcttttttttcgCTCTGCCGTTACTACGAATAAAGGTGATTACCTCAATGTTAATCAATAATTATCTTCTCTTAATGGCTTGGTCTCGTTTAGGAAGGTGTTGAATCCTACGTGACAAGTTTATTAACATCTGAATTTATAGAGATAAGATCCTCTCACTCCAGATTCTTATGTCCTCATATTTTTTTGTGACGGTTATGACATCCTCATGATTTACACTATATCTTTGAGATGTGATTTAAAACATGAGGACATAAGAATATGGGGACAGAGAATCTGATCTCAAATTTATAATGGGGCAAAGATTAGAAAGTGCCTTAATTATCATATAAGggtgttttatttttaaaaatatacatttgaaaaaaatatctaaTCATAGTTTATCTAAAAGTATATCAAAAGAATACCTAAGCACTTTGTGGGACGGTGCATATGCTTTGTAAGATATCGGGAATAAATGTCATGGGTAAAATGGATTAAAAAAATCTATTCATTTGATTCCAACAAAGTGAAACTAATATAGTTAGTGAAGAAAATATAGAGATTCTTCCAAAAGTGTACTCGATAGCGAAATGAATGTATGCACtagaattaattattaatttgagaCCTCCAAAATGATGTTGATTGATTCTAATAATGTGTTATTGAATGCCATAATGCACTATACACCATGATAAATAAATGCAAAAATGTTTATATCACACCAAATCCCTACttaaattattgttttttttaagGATAGTGCTAAATGGTAAGTTATTATCTAGGGTATTTTAATAATCTCACAAATccctatttaaattattataattttttttttatggataGTATTAAATGATCAgaatttgaaatatattttataagttattatctccacaatagtataatattgtccactttgtacTTAAGTCTTCATTCATGGGTTTTCTCTTGGACTCTAACCAAATAAACTCATGatttttctcatgtgttttcaatgtaggactatgTTTATAGCCTTGTAATCTCAACAATTTGGCTCCATCAAAATTTTCCATAGATgatcaaaataaatataaaattattggTAGCTAAACAATATAACATCCTAAATTTATCatccaattaaaaaaatattttacaatatATCATAAATAGAAGTCGAATCGTGAGATCCTACTCAAATTATTGTGGGTAGGGACATAGAGGATGAACAAGCTAAAATCCTTTAAATTTGGGGATTTTGTATTAAAAACACATGAAAGCTACACGTATGATTTTTGTGCTTCGGTTCTAAATGTGGACATGTAATTTAGACCCAGATCCAATGGGGCAAATGCCCACATGGGCAATCCATGTATGCAATTGGGCGGGACCCAGAGTTTTTGTCAGTTTTACAAAAAGCACCCCAGAAGTTTCAGTTTATACCGTCGAGTCtctcatgttttatttttcaacataCTGTCtagaaatgatttttttttcaaaaaaatataaaactatatttctttaaatgattttttttttccttctagtTTTCTGTTATAAGAATTTATTATAACTTTGAATAAATATTTAGAAGATGTTTGGCTAagcttataagctctctaaaatagcttataagctgttttggagcttataagctcttcaaatttgtttagtaaattttttttcaaacaacttataagctgtcaaaataagctgttttggagcttataagctgtttttaaaaaagtatggaagagcctacttttttaaaaaagatcttattttaataatttgtttctctaaaatatccttatataatttcataaatccccatcttatcctcgataaatttttataagcttaatatctttttatctccaTCGACTTTTCTTCCAACGTTGTATCATCTTCTCCACCAACgcctctttctaattttctctcccccGATGCAGAAATTCGCCCAAAACactctattaataaaaatatcaaaactctttattaataatattataccttttttggtaattttattaataaaaagatcttataatactaaacacatcaatatctttaagttaattgtaataagttcacccaaacactttaacaacttatttttaaaataagacctaacaacttataagttcctaaaataacttataagttgtatgaatttataagctgtttttaataagtttagttAAACACCCTCTTACTTGGATGAGGATATTGAGAGTTTTTGGTAAAAATCGATAGTACAGAATTTTGGCAAAAAAACAGAGAGAGATAAAAGACATTGCGTCCTTTGAATATGAATAAAGTATAAGGGGCCCATTAATGAAATCCAAAATAAGGATAAATTATCTAAACTCTACATGCAAAGTTTTTACATCTCTATATGAAAGAATATTTATTGTAACTTTTAATCCACATCAATGCATCTATTTTACTATCTGTGTATATATGTGAGGGAGTATtacaaaatataaatataaaaaatttaaaatgagatattattgattcAAAAAGAGATTTAAAATCTTCCTAAATTAAGCATCATTTAAACTCAAATATAGTACACTATGTATACATACAATTTTTAGATACATGGTAAAATATAGGTATAAGAAGTTCATAATAagatataattcctcttaaattaagTATCATTCTCATGTGCACATTGTTTAAATATGTGATAAAATATAtgtagaaaaaaattataataaaatataatttctcttaaattcagtatcatttaaactaaaatctagtatattttctatctaattgATCATAATCTATAATAGATCAATCAACATTATTTATAAAGGTATATAATCTATTTTATTaagtataaaatatttcaaatcaagtatatatgtattttaattgagtataattatataatattttatatagaTAATGAattaagagggtgtttggctaaatttattaaaaacagcttataagctcgtacaacttataagttgttttaggagcttataagttattaggttttattttaaaaataagttgttaaagtgtttggatgaacttattacaatcaacttaaagatattgatgtgtttggtattataagatcttttattaataaaattatcaaaaagggtataatactattaatagagggttttgagatttttattaatagaggggtTTGGGCGAATTTCTGAACCAGGGGAGAAAAAATTAGAAAGAGGCGTTGGCGGAGAAGATGATACAACGTTGGAAGAAAAGTCAgcggagataaaaagatattagacttataaaaatttatggacgataagatggggatttatgaaattatataaggatattttagagaaacaaattattaaaataagattttttttttaaaaaaataggatcttccatacttttttaaaaatagcttataagctccaaaacagttTATAaactgtttgaaaaaaaatttaccaaataaatttgaaaaatttataagttccaaaacaacttataagctgttttagaGAACTTATAAGCTCAGTCAAACACCCTCTAAGTCAATTAATATGAATTAgaaatttgaaataaatatttttttacatggaGACTTAtggtaaaattgaaattttgtatAGAGATTTTTGGTGAAAAAAAGGGGAGAGATAAAAGACATTTCGTCCTTTGGATATGAATAAAGTATAAGGTGCCCATTGCTGAAATCCAAAAACCCTACTATGCATGTACGTTAAATTAAATATAGAATTATCTTTGTAAAATGAAATTTACGAAGTTGACATATATTTTAATCATTACACAATTTGTCACTTTAGTTATTTCAATCAGTCACAAAATAAATAATGGTGATTCCTTGGGATAAGTAAGAGAACAATAAAAGGTTATTAGTGTTGGATCGGAATTAGAAGGGTTGAATAATTTACAATGAAAAACTCAATTTTTCTTACTATGAAcctacttaattaatttaatataaataataaaaatataaagcaAGATACTGAGGGTTGCTAAATTATATCTTAGATGTTTATTAATCTAAGATAAGTAAAAGGACTAATGAATTCCTTCTTCGATAATGACGAACAAATCTCTTATAGTAATTAAAAAGCTCAGAAAACGAAGTATAGAAATGAGTACAAAGTGTATGTATATGAATTCTTAGTTTTAGGATACTATTTATAGTTATTTGGGTAAAAGTGATTAATCCTTTCCGATAATCGAGGTTACGGAAGCTAAAGATGTGGCGTTCCAGTTGATCATGTGTTGACTCCGCGCGACCCTACCACTACAAAAATAATCAGGTTTATCGACGGAATATACCGACGGAATCTGATTCCGTTGGTATATTttaatattaccgacggaatttaaattCCGTAGGTAATATTCTGATATTACCGGCGGAaatttaaattccgtcggtatttttcgaaattaccgacggaaatataattTCCGTTGGTATTAAAtagaattaccgacggaatctaatttccgtcggtaatctccGACGGATATTAGATTCCGTCGATAATTCTGAAAAATAATCTCGGGAAACAATAGGATTACCGACGAAAattagattccgtcggtaattttgaaagattagaAATAAtagaattaccgacggaatctaatttccgtcggagattaccgacggaatcgagattccgtcggtaatcctgaaaaaacattaataacaggattaccgacggaatctccgacggaaattagattccgtcggtaatctccgacggaaattagattccgtcggtaattccgAAAATAAAATTAGGGCAATGACCCTTCTCCTCTCGCGTGCTCATCTTTCTCCTCTTCTGCAATTCCGGCGCGATCTCTCCTCTCAGGTGATCTTCAGGTAAGTTCACTCCTTCTCGAGCCATTTTCTCCCCTTCCCAACCCCCGTCGGCTGCCAGCACACGGCTGGCAGCTTTTTCGGCTGCCAGCACATGGCTGGTAGCTTTTTCGGCTGCCAGCACACGGCTGGTAGCTTTGCCGGCCGCTAGCATGAAGCTGGTGGCTTTGCCGGCCGCCAGCACGAAGCTAGGGGCTTTGCCAGGAGCTAGCAAGTGGGCGACTGCTGTGCCGGCCACTAGCAAGCAGTCGACGGCTGTGCCGACCGCTATCCAGCGGTAGATGGCTGTGTCGCCGCTAGCAAGTAGTCGATGGTTGTGTCGTTCGCTAGCAAGGGCCGACAGCTGTGCCGGCCACTAGCAAGCTGCTGTGTCATCTACTAGCAAGTGGCCTATGGTTGTGCCGGCCACCAGCAAGTGACCGCGCGATTATGTCGGCCGCAAGAAAGCGGTCGACGACTGTGTTGGCCTCTAGCAAGTGGTCAGCGACTGTGTCGGAAGGTTTGATCAATCGGTCACGGTGGATATGCCTAATGTAACTAGAAGATTGAGGATACTATAGTTCTGTTAGTAAAAATGCATGCCTAATTTTATGAGATTGTTTTTTTATGTTTGAGATTTTATTTCTTGGTTGTTAATATTAATTATCGTTACTAAATCTTCTGATGCAGCCGAAATCCAAACTAGGTACTAACCCAACATAGTTAGCTATAAGCTGACACTATCCTCTGGAataattttagattcaaaagcTACCAAATTATTTTATTGGGAGAATGATAAAGTGAAACTATTCTTACAAAGAGATGAAGGTCGAACGAAGTAAAAGAGGTACAACATTGAATATGCAATAAATTTTACAAATGTGATAGCAAAGGGCTTATTCAACAATAAACCCTTTGCTATCACATCTGCAAAATTTATTGCATATTCAATGTTGTACCTCTTTCGCTTCATTTTACCTTCATCTCTTTGTAAGAATATCTTCACCTTATCCTTCTCCCAACGGAATAATCTAGTAgcttttgaatctaaaattatttCAGAGAATAGTGTCAGCTTATAACTAACTATAATAGGCTCATCAATTTCCAAGACTTCCAAATCATCTGAGATCCTAGAGACAGGGCCCGTCCACGTTCTTCTTCTACAAAAGACTCAAGACTCTGATAAGGTTTGTGCAACTATAACTTACCATTTTTGTTTATCACTTATAAAACATGCAAACTATATTTATTCTATGTTGATATTAATTATAATATGCTCACCTCTACTTGTATTACATTTTCTCAGGAACAATTCGTTACCACCAATAGATATTCAAAATATGATataggtattttttttttgttgacatGTAAAATTAGTCAAACATTATACTTTTTTAGTGCATAACTTTCACTTACTTTCTTGCATATTTAATGAGTGTCATTGTAACAGTTTCTAGAGAAAGTCTTTACCAGAGTATTGGAGGGATCATCCTTTTGTAAGTAGTATTTCCCACTCAGTTATAATTATTAACATTCTTCTTTGTTTATTtgtgtatttttgaaagatctaatcatgtatttttttaatttgcacattttaaaatattatattattatatgttTCAGGAGTTCCTATTAACATATTGATTATCACTGTCATCATCATCTGCTCATTTCTATTCAGGTATCAAAATTAGTTATACATAAATTACTATAAAATTTTTATCGTATTCATAAATCTGATCATATTCTATTGTATTTTACTTTCTGCAAGATTTTCTATTGTATGTGGATGTATTATATGAAGTATTTTCTATCATGATATGTATTTAAATATCTGATTATGTAAATATAGATTTAGATATAAATATTTAGATAGTTTGGTTTGTTTCTATTATTGTGATTTATTTAGATTTTATTTGGTGTAGATAATTGTGAGTGTTTCTATTTATATTAGCTTGTTTGTATGGATGTTATAGTTTATTTATGTTTGTATGGATTGTATGAAATAAATGTATAAATTATTAGGATGTATGAAATGTATTTGTAAGATATGGATATGATTGTTTGTATGTGATTGCATGGATATGATTATTTGTATGTATACAATGTGTGATGGTTTACTGTATATATGAATTGTAAACATGGTAAAAAAggaatataatttttttctttatattttttttattttaccgacggaataccgacgaaattggcattccgtcggtaattatcgtaaattatttaccgacggaaacaaTTTTCCCGTCGGTAAAACACCGACGGAAACAAcatttccgtcggtaaacacTACCATCGGAAGCACTGTTTCCGGCATGATTTACCGACGAACCATTAGTTCCGTCGGTATATTTTGCTACGGAACTATAAATTTCGTTggtaaataccgacggaattacgatggaaaattccgtcggtaatcctgttttttttgtagtgtacaACCACAACTAAGTCAGTaccgagctagggaaggggtcccggcgttggcccttcgacgctcaagtcagtcaccgacgatgtgTGGAAGCAAGGTAAAGTAGCGAACAGTAGCAGCAACAGTAgattatcgcatacctccgctgaaccttggaccccctttatatagggcttctgtagcgcgcgtgcatgcttcccaagacgTGCACACTTCTCAAAACTTTCCCTGAaaagtgttggaccccgtggagttttgatgtgatcaactaagttggttaggtcctgctttgtgtttgatctctgtgtttaagtgtgcaggaacttaggagcgcaagaagtcaagcggaaaacacagctagcgagaaggacggcacgggaagggaggcgacgggctcggtgtgtccgaaggacgagagagatgcggaagagtacaccgatgggcgagaagaacgtgtgcgacattcgagggacgttaagccggggaggaaggctgctcgaggagaaggccgggaattgggttcgggtgaaccctattccggttggccgcaatcacccaaaagatcggagcgttgGAAGTCAAAGCAAGCTGGAAATGAAGCCAAGAAGCTGAGTTgccagattgaaggcgccttcagccaggttgaaggccgtttgccttcggatagagttctatccgatcactcgcttagaggcgccttggaccctcgttggaggcgccttggagcttcgagatcaaatttccagaggctatttaaagacccctggagctaggaattcaacaacaactcaagcaattattgtgtagccattcctaacaatagttctaagcttccaaagtgtaaaaggcttctccgccttcagagaaggagaatttttctattgagcacttcatcgccctggattaacaaccgtcttggttgtaaccaggttaactcccggtcttctctgtcttTCTATATTTTCgtattgctttattaatttatcactattgcactaattgagttgaaagaacgaggagggtatattttaatttttgtttacagcaattcacccccctcttgtcgacctctgctgcacctacaattggtatcagagcctgatcgcctcagaaggactagccGCCaattgaagcactacgatcaagacgatggccggagcgaacatccatcccccgaagttcgacagagatttcgctacatggaagcgaaaaatggaggtattctttaaaacagactttgatattttaattactatgaaatatgattttgcagctcctaaagataaagaagaaaacacgtggagcaaaaaggagcaagccgattttgttaCAAATGgaaaagctgaattccacctcctcagcgttctgccacctcatgaggtaagtcggatcg includes these proteins:
- the LOC122054154 gene encoding subtilisin-like protease SBT2.4; this translates as MHFSFEIMKKIYPSKTNLLSLLLFLIIPALVATASEMEEKAIYLVTMEGEPVAFRQADATASKRHKPLQYKMEQAKLLAKSHDQLLESNLEVQSYQKVYSFHHIINGFAVHTTPAQAKRLESIPGVLTIEKDRRAKLMTTYTPQFLGIPQRVWPQAMAGAKYGGEGMLIGVIDTGIDPNHPSFACSELPLPQNSTLDSCTASLFGSLSCQQGPLFPPGSCNGKIVSARFFARGAATTLPLNASRDFSPFDELGHGSHVASIAAGNWGVPAVVNGFMYGFASGMAPRARLAVYKALYPAGGNVADIVSAIDQAARDQVDVLVLSVGPDEPPEGIVSFMSILDIALLFARRAGIFVAQAAGNQGPAAATCSSFSPWAMGVAASTTGRVYVPTLLTGDAHRLPGVGLTAPTPGNGLFQFKLIAAKDAAVKNSLDSEECQFADALKPELVINSVVICSFSQGFLNGTSSLAAILDTAKALHFIGFIFIANPAYGDFVAHPLPFSVPGIMIPRVADAQVLMAYYENNTCRDERGAAISYRATGAITEGRHAFFSDDAPVVSRFSSRGPGVMDDQKNPADVLKPDILAPGEQIWAAWSSLGVSDPVLSGDDFALLSGTSMAAPHVAGVAALIKQLRPSWNPSMVASALSTTALKHNHRGLPLQSQGSDLYSSRPSTPFDHGAGMVNPEAALDPGLVFSAEFEDYVNFLCALPNVTQALVRSATGMKCDAESDRSPADLNLPSVTISALRGHQTVKRSVRNVAGKAETYLSSVRPPQPEVVEVSVHPEWFEIPGDGVQDLEIEFKVLQTSESFAFGEIVLTGSLNHVVRLPLAIRPVGFG